The genomic segment CGCGGAAAATGATTGTGATGGGCGAAGCTCCAACGGATTTGGCTGCTTCCATCTTCCCTGCACTTACTTCCTTGAGCGAGTTTTCAATGATTCTCGCCAAAAATGGTGCTGCACCAATGGATAAAGAGACAATAGCAGCTGTCGGCCCGAGCGAGGTACCCACAATGAGTCTCGACAACGGCAATAGCAATACGATCAGAATAATGAAAGGAAGAGACCGCACGCCATTTATCATTGTCCCGATCCATTTACTCAGTTTTGGTGATTCAAGAAGGCCACCCTTTTCCGTCACAACGAGGGTAATCCCCAAAAACATGCCGATCAAAAGGGCGAACAAGGATGACCAAAACACCATGTAGAGCGTCTCAATTAGTCCTTCCCATAGCAATTCAAACAAATCTGCGTTCATATGCCCGCTCCGACTCCTTCCATCACATGGCGCTTGTCACGGTAATAGTCGATAAT from the Brevibacillus brevis genome contains:
- a CDS encoding methionine ABC transporter permease; the encoded protein is MNADLFELLWEGLIETLYMVFWSSLFALLIGMFLGITLVVTEKGGLLESPKLSKWIGTMINGVRSLPFIILIVLLLPLSRLIVGTSLGPTAAIVSLSIGAAPFLARIIENSLKEVSAGKMEAAKSVGASPITIIFRVLIPEAMPALVRGVTIGIIGITEFTAVAGAIGAGGLGSLAIRFGYQRFREDVLIATVIIIILLVQVIQWSGDSIVKAIHKKRYKFE